The window ACCACACAATAGTCAATGGACGGCTCAAAGCAGGCCATGGTCTCGCCGGTGATATCATTGGGGATCTCATCCAGGGTATACCCCACCGCAAGCTTGGCTGCGATTTTGGCAATGGGAAAGCCTGTGGCCTTGGAGGCAAGGGCAGAAGATCTGGAGACCCGGGGGTTCATCTCAACCACGATGATCTCCCCGTTGTCCGGGTTCACCGCAAACTGAACATTGGATCCGCCCGTGTCCACGCCGATCTCCCTGATAATGGCAATGGAGGCATCGCGCAACGCCTGGTATTCTTTGTCCGACAGGGTCTGGGCCGGGGCCACGGTAATGGAATCGCCTGTGTGAACACCCATGGCGTCCATGTTTTCAATGGAGCAGATGATCACCACGTTGTCCGCGTGGTCCCGCATCACCTCAAGCTCATACTCCTTCCATCCCAGGACGGATTCCTCAAGCATGACCTGGTGGATCAAAGAGGCATCAAGGCCGGACTTGGCAAGATTGGAAAGTTCTTCCATGTTGTAGGCCACACCGCCTCCGGTGCCGCCCAGGGTAAAGCTTGGCCGGACAATAATTGGAAACCCGATGCGCTGGGCCACCTCTTCCACCTCGGTCATATCGACGGCAAATCCGGATTGGGGAATTCTCAAACCGATCTTATTCATGGCATCCCGGAACAGTTCCCGGTCTTCGGCCTTGTTGATGGCTTCAATGGAGGCACCGATCAGTTCAATATTATATTTTTCAAATATCCCTGTTTTGGCGGCGTCTATGGTGGTGTTCAGCGCCGTCTGTCCCCCGAGGGTGGGCAGCACGGCATCGGGACGCTCAATTTCGATGACCTTGCACAGGGTTTCAGCCGATACCGGCTCAATGTAGACCCGGTCCGCGGTTTCAGGGTCGGTCATGATGGTGGCCGGGTTGGAGTTAATCAGGACAACTTCAAACCCTTCTTCCTTCAGAGCCTTGCAGGCCTGGGTGCCGGAATAGTCAAACTCGCAGGCCTGGCTGATGATGATCGGGCCGGCACCAATGATCAGAATCTTGTGGATGTCGTTACGCTTTGGCATTTTCCATCACTTTTGCAAACTGGTTAAAAAGATAGGCCGCATCATGGGGACCCGGGGAGGCTTCGGGGTGGTACTGGACCGCAAACGCCCGGATGGTGTCGTTTTTAAGTCCTTCCAGGGAGTCCTCGTTCAGGTTGATATGGGTCAGGTGGCACTTTTTTCGGTCAAGGGTATTCAGATCCACGGCAAACCCGTGGTTCTGGGAGGTGATCTCAACCTTGCCGGTATCCATGTTCTTCACTGGCTGATTGCCGCCCCTGTGCCCGAATTTGATCTTCATGGTTTTACCGCCCATGGCAAGTCCGAGAAGCTGCATGCCCAGACAAATACCGAAAACCGGAAAATAGTCAAGAAGCTGGCGTATGGTCTCCACAATATAGGTCAAGGGTTCGGGGTCGCCGGGACCGTTGGACAGGAAAACACCGTCGGGATTCAGCTGTTTTATGGTCCTGGCATCTGTTTTTGCCGGAACCACCAGCACCTCGCACCCGGCATTCTCAAGGCAGCGGATAATATTATATTTTATGCCGAAATCCAGGGCCACCACAGAGTGTTTTTTACCTTTGTGACGCCATATGGAGGGGTTTTCAAGGCTTGGGGTATCCACATAATCAGGGGTGTTGTCTTTCCAGAAATAGGGTTTGGGGGTTGTGACATATCCCACCAGGTCCGATCCTTCCATGGAAGGAATCAATCTTGCCCGGGCCACAAGGGATTCGGGATCCAGATCCGTGGTGGAGATCATGGCGCGCATGGCACCGGATTTTCTTATATGCCGGGTAAGCGCCCTTGTATCAAGGTCTTCGATGCCCAGTACATGGGATTTTATCAGATAGTCGGCAAGGGTTCCCGTTGATCTGAAATTGCTTGGAAACTCTTGGTATTCTTTGACAATGAAGGCTGCCACATGAATACGGTCCGACTCAACATCTTCCGGACACACCCCGTAGTTGCCAATGAGCGGATAGGTCATGGTGACCATCTGTCCGTAATAAGACGGGTCGGTCAGGATCTCCTGGTAACCGGTCATGCTGGTGTTGAACACCACCTCTCCCTGGGCTTCTCCCGGCCCTGTAAAACTTCTGCAGGAAAATGTCCTTCCATCTTCCAGGGCTAACAATGCTTTCATATGGATTAATACCTGTCCCTTAAATATTATGGTAAAAAGCGTTCCGCAATTTATTTAGAACCTGTTTAAATATCATGAAAAAGCTTTTATTTTCAAGTCCCGGGGTTCATTCAATACAAAGATAGTCGGATTTCATGGTTCGGATATCGGTTGTATAAAATATTTGTCATCGGCTACGAAAAGAGCCAAATTCGTATTTATATCAATGCGTTAAATAGAATATGCCGCTAATTAGTCTTCTTCTGTGAAATACCTGTCGGGACCTTTGATGCAGATCTCTGTTTATCCTGTGAAACGGGGTTGTTCAGGCGATCAAAATTTGAAAATATATTATTGATGGTTGCTCTGCACAGGGTCATATCTTCCGGACTTATTCCATGCTCAGCCTCATCCAACATTTCTTCTACAAAGCCTAAAAGATGGGGTTTTAATTCTTTGGCTTTGTTTGTAAGGTAAACAAGATTGCTGCGTTTATCATTCCGGTCAGGAACTCTGAGCACAATATTTTTTTTCTCAAGTCCATTTAAAAGGCGGGTGATTGCCGCTTTGTCTTTAACGGCGGTCCGGGCAAGGGATTGCTGGGTTTGGCCATCCTGGCGGTATAGATGTACAAGTATGCTCCATTGCTCATAACTCACATCAATTCCAGCATCCTGGAATTTTTTTGACAGCCGCTTGATGATGGCTCTGGATAATCGTCCCACAAGATAGCCAATAGATAAGTCAATGATCTTGCTGTAGTTGTCCACGTCGATTTTCTTTGTCTTGTGACGTTATTTTAAACTATCGCCTGAACTAAAACCCGTGTTTGGACGAAAAGTTGCCCAGATGCACGGCGCCGATGGGGTGGCTTTTTGTCCAAACACAAACTGTGTAGAAATGATAGGGATCCGGATCTGGTGGAATCCGAGCCGGAAATCAGCCTTCAACTTTTTTCCCCCTAAAAAAATTTTTCATAGAAGAGATCCAGATCCCACTGAGAAACCAGGAGTAGGCCCAAGTCCCAAAAAGAATGGCAATAAAGGATTTGACAATGTCCATGGTGCTGCCGTCAAGGGAAAACCCTGGAACGTATCCGAAAAGCAAGGGGCCAAGGTAAAGAAATTTTGCAAATTTAAAAGATGCCAGGGCCGTGCGCCACATATTGGCTTTGGCGATCGTGGCACCAGCAAAGGCGGCGATACAAACCGGCGGTGTAATGTTTGAATCCTGGGAAAGCCAGTAAACAATCATGTGCGCTGCAATTTCATTGACGCCAAGATGGGTCAAGGCCGGCACAGCCACGACTGCAGTGATCAGATAAGCTGCGGTGACAGGAACACCCATACCTAATACCAGGGAGGCCAGAGCCACAAGCAATATGGTCAGAAGCAAGGAACCTCCGGCAAGTTCAATCATGATATCGGCAAAAGTTAATACAAGGCCGGAAAAAGTTAATACACCAATAATAATTCCAATGACACCAACTGTAGCACCGATTTTAAGACTGTTTTCAGTCCCGGACCTGGCAGCCTCAAGAAAGTTGGTTAATCCAGGTTTCACCTGTTCAGGTTTTTTTATGTATACAAAAACAGCGCCGACAACACCGACAAGCAACCCGACCCACTGAGGTATGACTGCGCTGTCAGCACTTCCCACAAATCGGTTGATCAAGGAAATTAAAAATATGCCGGCTACGATCAGCCCCATGGTAAGATCCATGGATGTATCCGCGTTTACTCGACTGATGAAAAGACAGGTTACAAGGCCAAGTATGGCTGAGAATCCGGGCGAATAACCCGTAAGCATCAAGATGGTAATGGCGATCAGGGGCATTGTATAAAACCATTGGGTTTTAAATATATGGCCGGCAGACTGATCACTTTTCTCTCCGATAATATTATTTTTTTTAGCCTCATAATGGACCATGCAGAACACACTGAAAAAATACATTAAGGCAGGGAAAATGGCTATCTGCATAATTCTTGAATAGGGAACGCCGGTCAGTTCGGCCATGATGAACCCCCCTGCGCCCATGATTGGGGGCATGAACATGCCGCCGATGGATGCTGCCGGTTCAATGCCGCCGGCAATATGGGACTTGAACCCGGCTTTTTTCATCATGGGGATGGTAAACATACCTGTTGAAACGGTATTGGCAATGGCTGAGCCGGATATGGAACCAAAAAGCCCGGATGCTATGACAGATACCTTGGCCGGCCCGCCAATTTTATGGCCTACAGCCGCAAGAGGCCAGTCAATGAAAAATTTCTGGGCCCCGCATTTTTCAAGGTAAGCCCCAAATAAAACGAATAAAATTACATAAGTGGCCAAAACATTGGCCATGATGCCGAAGACACCGTCGCTTTTGTAAAATATGCTGATGCATAACTCCGTAAATGGGGCTCCGGCATGGGAAATCAAATCCGGGGCCATATATCCGTATACGCCGTAGATCAGCATCAAGGCTCCGATGATAACAAAAACATTTCCGACAACACGTCGGGCCAGCTCAATGCCGATGAGAACGCCGATGATGGCAAAAACCATATCAATC is drawn from uncultured Desulfobacter sp. and contains these coding sequences:
- the carA gene encoding glutamine-hydrolyzing carbamoyl-phosphate synthase small subunit, with protein sequence MKALLALEDGRTFSCRSFTGPGEAQGEVVFNTSMTGYQEILTDPSYYGQMVTMTYPLIGNYGVCPEDVESDRIHVAAFIVKEYQEFPSNFRSTGTLADYLIKSHVLGIEDLDTRALTRHIRKSGAMRAMISTTDLDPESLVARARLIPSMEGSDLVGYVTTPKPYFWKDNTPDYVDTPSLENPSIWRHKGKKHSVVALDFGIKYNIIRCLENAGCEVLVVPAKTDARTIKQLNPDGVFLSNGPGDPEPLTYIVETIRQLLDYFPVFGICLGMQLLGLAMGGKTMKIKFGHRGGNQPVKNMDTGKVEITSQNHGFAVDLNTLDRKKCHLTHINLNEDSLEGLKNDTIRAFAVQYHPEASPGPHDAAYLFNQFAKVMENAKA
- a CDS encoding MarR family transcriptional regulator, producing the protein MDNYSKIIDLSIGYLVGRLSRAIIKRLSKKFQDAGIDVSYEQWSILVHLYRQDGQTQQSLARTAVKDKAAITRLLNGLEKKNIVLRVPDRNDKRSNLVYLTNKAKELKPHLLGFVEEMLDEAEHGISPEDMTLCRATINNIFSNFDRLNNPVSQDKQRSASKVPTGISQKKTN
- a CDS encoding TRAP transporter fused permease subunit, encoding MYEKLNKVEQIIFDVLSIILVLFYSWAAIVQPMATQYHRGIYVIITYVLVFLLYKSKSFMGRIIDYVLILLSIASIGYWIVLFETINYRTGAETTIDMVFAIIGVLIGIELARRVVGNVFVIIGALMLIYGVYGYMAPDLISHAGAPFTELCISIFYKSDGVFGIMANVLATYVILFVLFGAYLEKCGAQKFFIDWPLAAVGHKIGGPAKVSVIASGLFGSISGSAIANTVSTGMFTIPMMKKAGFKSHIAGGIEPAASIGGMFMPPIMGAGGFIMAELTGVPYSRIMQIAIFPALMYFFSVFCMVHYEAKKNNIIGEKSDQSAGHIFKTQWFYTMPLIAITILMLTGYSPGFSAILGLVTCLFISRVNADTSMDLTMGLIVAGIFLISLINRFVGSADSAVIPQWVGLLVGVVGAVFVYIKKPEQVKPGLTNFLEAARSGTENSLKIGATVGVIGIIIGVLTFSGLVLTFADIMIELAGGSLLLTILLVALASLVLGMGVPVTAAYLITAVVAVPALTHLGVNEIAAHMIVYWLSQDSNITPPVCIAAFAGATIAKANMWRTALASFKFAKFLYLGPLLFGYVPGFSLDGSTMDIVKSFIAILFGTWAYSWFLSGIWISSMKNFFRGKKVEG